A stretch of Parvimonas micra DNA encodes these proteins:
- a CDS encoding SH3 domain-containing C40 family peptidase — MKIKKVLTTSMLCALVCTGIPAAISYADEADKVAVEIHSTNIEEVNKTLVSNLSMALGTPSVSELEKVEQQNKIYSLVTEEDTKMPELEENAYYVKESTEIKPVLSNNTEETIKVEKGSVVKVEMSGDKMATVSVDDKVGTIDVELLTKETVEPEKNETEIKLAEKKAEEAKKAEEAKKVEEAKKAEEAKKAEETKKADEKKAEEAKKATVKKVSLYATENLNVRSEQSATSSKLGILSKGEKVNGIDKGEWVEFNFNGKTGYVIKTYLSDKKPEVEQPKQENKKQNSSNSNSSSKKENQTYNADIDTVVELALAQVGKPYIWATSNPNIGFDCSGLTYYVYKQVGINLSRTSYTQINYGTRVSSSELRKGDLVFFNNGGGRISHVGIYIGNNKFVHASTPGTGVIVSKLFGSYFGNTFVGATRLIK; from the coding sequence ATGAAAATTAAGAAAGTTTTGACAACTTCTATGTTGTGTGCATTAGTTTGTACTGGAATACCAGCTGCAATATCTTATGCAGACGAAGCAGACAAAGTTGCAGTTGAAATTCATAGTACAAATATTGAGGAAGTAAATAAAACATTAGTTAGCAATTTAAGTATGGCCTTAGGAACTCCTTCTGTTTCAGAATTAGAAAAAGTAGAACAACAAAATAAAATATATTCATTAGTTACTGAAGAAGATACTAAAATGCCAGAGTTAGAGGAAAATGCATATTATGTAAAAGAATCTACAGAAATAAAACCAGTTTTAAGCAATAATACAGAAGAAACTATTAAGGTTGAAAAAGGTTCTGTTGTTAAAGTTGAAATGAGTGGTGACAAGATGGCAACTGTTTCAGTTGATGATAAAGTTGGAACTATTGATGTTGAACTTTTGACAAAAGAAACTGTTGAACCTGAAAAGAATGAAACTGAAATTAAATTAGCTGAAAAGAAAGCAGAAGAAGCCAAGAAGGCAGAAGAAGCTAAAAAAGTAGAAGAAGCTAAGAAGGCTGAGGAAGCTAAAAAAGCAGAAGAAACTAAGAAAGCTGATGAAAAGAAAGCAGAAGAAGCTAAAAAAGCTACAGTTAAGAAAGTAAGCCTTTATGCTACAGAAAACTTAAATGTTAGATCTGAACAATCTGCTACTTCATCTAAACTTGGTATTTTATCAAAAGGCGAAAAAGTTAACGGTATTGATAAAGGTGAATGGGTAGAATTCAATTTCAATGGAAAGACTGGTTATGTAATTAAAACTTATCTTTCTGATAAGAAACCAGAAGTTGAACAACCAAAACAAGAAAATAAGAAACAAAATAGTTCAAATTCAAATAGTTCATCTAAGAAAGAAAACCAAACTTATAATGCTGACATAGATACAGTTGTTGAGTTAGCATTAGCACAAGTTGGTAAACCATATATCTGGGCAACATCTAATCCAAACATTGGATTTGACTGTTCAGGATTAACATATTATGTTTACAAACAAGTAGGAATTAATTTAAGTAGAACATCATATACTCAAATTAATTATGGTACTAGAGTATCATCATCAGAATTAAGAAAAGGAGATTTAGTATTCTTTAATAATGGTGGTGGAAGAATTAGTCACGTTGGTATTTACATTGGAAACAACAAGTTTGTTCATGCATCAACTCCAGGAACTGGTGTTATTGTAAGTAAACTTTTTGGAAGCTATTTTGGAAATACTTTCGTTGGAGCTACTAGACTTATAAAATAA